One part of the Lotus japonicus ecotype B-129 chromosome 2, LjGifu_v1.2 genome encodes these proteins:
- the LOC130738106 gene encoding beta-carotene hydroxylase 2, chloroplastic, which produces MAAGLSATITVKPLFRRHHQPPSFPLLLNPPPALSFSSSPLRCFHHSSTPRTRRMTTSFTVCVLMEDPKRSTPMETDAVEQGQEQRPSPTQVVSAKLAEKLARKKSERFTYLVAAVMSSFGITSMAVLAVYYRFSWQMEGGEVSWSEMFGTFALSVGAAVGMEFWARWAHKALWHASLWHMHESHHKPREGPFEMNDVFAIINAVPAIALLSYGFFHKGLVPGLCFGAGLGITVFGMAYMFVHDGLVHRRFPVGPIADVPYFRRVAAAHKLHHSDKFSGVPYGLFLGPKELEEVGGLEELEKEINRRIRSYNNSS; this is translated from the exons ATGGCGGCAGGACTCTCCGCCACCATAACCGTGAAGCCCCTCTTCCGCCGCCACCATCAACCACCGTCGTTCCCCCTCCTCCTCAACCCACCTCCAGCactctccttctcctcctcccccttgCGATGTTTCCATCACAGCTCAACCCCTCGCACCCGAAGAATGACTACGAGCTTCACCGTCTGTGTCCTCATGGAGGATCCAAAACGCAGCACCCCCATGGAAACCGATGCGGTAGAACAAGGACAAGAACAAAGACCTTCTCCTACTCAAGTCGTGTCTGCGAAATTGGCGGAGAAATTGGCTAGGAAGAAATCAGAGAGGTTCACGTATCTCGTTGCAGCTGTGATGTCTAGCTTTGGAATCACATCCATGGCGGTTTTGGCTGTTTATTATAGATTCTCATGGCAAATGGAG GGTGGAGAAGTTTCTTGGTCTGAAATGTTTGGTACATTTGCTCTATCAGTGGGTGCTGCT GTGGGTATGGAGTTTTGGGCTAGATGGGCTCACAAGGCTCTTTGGCATGCTTCCTTGTGGCACATGCATGAG TCCCACCATAAACCAAGAGAAGGACCCTTCGAGATGAACGATGTTTTTGCAATAATCAACGCTGTCCCTGCCATCGCTCTCCTATCCTATGGTTTCTTTCACAAAGGACTAGTCCCTGGCCTCTGCTTCGGTGCG GGTCTTGGAATTACTGTCTTTGGGATGGCCTACATGTTTGTTCATGATGGTTTGGTTCATAGGAGATTCCCAGTGGGCCCCATTGCCGATGTGCCCTACTTCAGAAGGGTAGCTGCTGCTCACAAA CTTCACCATTCAGACAAGTTCAGTGGGGTGCCATATGGGCTGTTTTTGGGACCAAAG GAACTTGAAGAGGTGGGAGGTCTAGAAGAGCTGGAGAAAGAGATAAATAGGAGGATAAGATCATACAATAATAGTTCATGA